In a single window of the Drosophila albomicans strain 15112-1751.03 chromosome 3, ASM965048v2, whole genome shotgun sequence genome:
- the LOC117567243 gene encoding UPF0046 protein C25E10.12, with product MDAMSNVSVHPLTSDPTAAWNEISKTQRVIKVVMKPPTTTVAPNKARVVCMSDTHSLTPYIKFDIPDGDIFIHAGDFTKCGQLQEVVEFNNWIGALPHKHKIVIAGNHELSFDRTFTHPFQNQGKHAHGERSKTTGLTILDDLPTLGNDKQSMESAVQTPNIREALTNCTYLEDELLELWGVRIYGSPWQPEFCRWAFNVPRGTACLDKWNQIPAGVDILVTHTPPVGHGDLCCSGVRAGCVELLSTVQQRVRPKYHVFGHVHEGYGITSDGRIIYVNASTCDINYLPNNAPIVFDVTLPPGVSKD from the exons ATGGATGCCATGTCCAACGTATCCGTACATCCGCTGACAAGCGATCCAACAGCCGCATGGAATGAGATCAGCAAAACGCAGCGCGTCATCAAAGTGGTGATGAAGCCACCCACCACAACGGTGGCACCCAACAAAGCTCGAGTCGTCTGTATGTCCGACACCCACTCATTGACTCCGTACATCAAATTCGATATTCCCGATGGCGACATTTTCATTCATGCCGGCGACTTCACTAAGTGCGGCCAACTGCAGGAGGTGGTGGAGTTCAACAACTGGATTGGCGCTTTGCCCCACAAGCATAAGATTGTCATTGCTGGCAATCATGAGCTGAGCTTTGATCGTACTTTTACGCATCCCTTTCAGAATCAGGGCAAGCATGCACATGGCGAACG CTCCAAAACCACTGGACTGACCATACTGGATGACTTGCCCACGCTGGGCAACGACAAGCAGAGCATGGAGAGCGCCGTGCAGACGCCTAACATACGCGAGGCCTTAACCAATTGTACTTACCTGGAGGATGAGCTGCTGGAGCTGTGGGGCGTGCGCATCTACGGATCACCGTGGCAACCAGAGTTCTGTCGCTGGGCCTTCAATGTGCCGCGTGGCACCGCTTGCCTTGACAAATGGAATCAAATACCCGCTGGCGTCGATATACTCGTCACACACACTCCGCCCGTGGGTCATGGAGATCTTTGTTGCTCGGGAGTGCGTGCTGGATGCGTGGAACTGTTGAGCACGGTGCAGCAACGGGTGCGTCCCAAATACCATGTGTTTGGACATGTGCACGAGGGTTATGGCATCACCAGCGATGGCCGGATCATCTATGTGAATGCCTCCACTTGCGACATCAACTATTTGCCCAACAATGCCCCGATTGTGTTCGATGTAACGTTGCCGCCAGGCGTGAGCAAGGATTAA
- the LOC117567236 gene encoding ribose-phosphate pyrophosphokinase 2 isoform X8 has translation MSRAPISAKLVANMLSVAGADHIITMDLHASQIQGFFDIPVDNLYAEPAVLKWIKENIPEWKNSIIVSPDAGGAKRVTSIADRLNVEFALIHKERKKANEVASMVLVGDVKDKIAILVDDMADTCGTIVHAADRLVEAGATKVYAILTHGIFSGPAISRINNACFEAVVVTNTIPQDGHMRDCPKIQCIDVSMMFAEAVRRTHNGESVSYLFSNVPY, from the exons AGCCGTGCGCCCATCTCGGCGAAATTGGTCGCTAACATGCTATCAGTTGCCGGTGCGGATCACATCATAACCATGGATCTACATGCCTCACAGATTCAG GGTTTCTTTGATATACCAGTTGATAATCTCTATGCCGAGCCAGCGGTACTCAAATGGATCAAAGAGAACATTCCCGAATGGAAAAACTCAATCATTGTGTCACCCGATGCTGGCGGTGCCAAGCg tgtGACTTCCATTGCGGATCGTTTGAATGTTGAGTTCGCTCTGATACACAAGGAGCGCAAGAAGGCCAACGAGGTGGCTTCCATGGTGCTTGTAGGTGATGTGAAGGATAAGATTGCCATTCTGGTCGATGATATGGCCGACACCTGTGGCACCATTGTGCATGCCGCGGATCGTCTGGTGGAAGCAGGCGCCACTAAG GTCTATGCCATACTGACGCACGGCATTTTCTCGGGCCCGGCGATTTCACGCATTAACAACGCCTGCTTTGAGGCGGTCGTTGTGACCAACACCATACCGCAGGACGGTCATATGCGGGATTGTCCCAAAATACAG TGCATTGATGTCTCGATGATGTTCGCCGAGGCTGTTAGACGGACACATAATGGCGAGAGTGTCTCGTATCTCTTCTCAAATGTTCCATACtaa
- the LOC117570605 gene encoding tubulin alpha-4 chain, whose protein sequence is MREVISIQIGQCGIQIGNACWELYLLEHGINLDGSRKTQEQLTESGSSSATVGQSTNANDAHTFFTETGNGKQVPRSIFVDLEPTVIDSVRTGATKDLYHPEQLISGKEDAANNFARGRYSIGKEVIDKVTARLQKIAEQCDGLQGFLIFHSMGGGTGSGFTSLLMERLSNDFSKKCRLDFAVYPSPKVSTAVVEPYNALLTTHSTIEHADCVFMVDNEAIYDICNNKLGVDRPAYRNLNRLIAQIVSSTTASLRFSGSMNVDLNEFQTNLVPFPRIHFPLVAYAPLMCAERAAHEQHAITALTNACFESSNMMVKCDPRAGKYMACCMLYRGDVVPKDVNAAVSAIKSKRHIQFVDWCPTGFKIGINYERPAFVPDGDLGPTSRACCMLSNTTAISVAFTNLSYKFDLMFRKRAFVHWYVGEGMEEGEFTEARENIAVLESDFNEVGLNNDEEGGEELDEY, encoded by the exons ATG CGCGAAGTCATCTCGATACAAATTGGACAGTGCGGCATTCAGATTGGCAACGCCTGCTGGGAGCTGTATCTGCTGGAGCATGGCATCAATCTGGACGGCAGTCGCAAGACGCAGGAGCAGCTAACGgaaagcggcagcagcagcgcaaccGTTGGCCAAAGCACCAATGCCAACGATGCGCACACATTTTTCACAGAGACGGGCAATGGGAAGCAGGTGCCTCGCTCGATCTTTGTCGATCTGGAGCCGACGGTGATCGATAGTGTGCGCACCGGGGCCACCAAAGATCTGTATCATCCTGAACAATTGATTTCCGGCAAAGAGGATGCAGCAAATAATTTCGCACGCGGTCGTTATTCCATTGGCAAGGAGGTGATCGATAAGGTCACAGCAAGGCTGCAAAAGATCGCCGAGCAATGCGATGGACTGCAGGGTTTCCTCATCTTTCACTCGATGGGCGGCGGCACTGGCTCCGGTTTCACTTCACTGTTGATGGAGCGTCTTTCCAATGATTTTAGCAAAAAGTGTCGCTTGGATTTCGCTGTTTATCCATCGCCAAAGGTGTCAACGGCGGTGGTGGAGCCGTATAATGCATTGTTGACCACACACTCGACCATTGAGCATGCGGACTGTGTGTTTATGGTGGACAACGAGGCGATCTACGACATCTGCAACAATAAACTGGGCGTCGATCGACCCGCCTATCGTAATCTCAATCGTTTGATTGCCCAAATTGTCAGCTCAACGACGGCTTCGTTGCGCTTCAGCGGTTCAATGAACGTCGATCTCAATGAGTTCCAAACGAATTTGGTTCCCTTCCCACGCATCCACTTCCCCCTCGTCGCCTACGCACCGTTGATGTGTGCGGAACGCGCTGCTCATGAGCAGCATGCGATCACCGCTTTGACGAATGCCTGCTTCGAGTCCTCCAACATGATGGTGAAGTGTGATCCTCGAGCGGGCAAGTACATGGCCTGCTGTATGCTCTATCGCGGCGATGTGGTGCCCAAGGATGTGAATGCCGCCGTTTCGGCCATCAAGTCGAAGCGGCACATTCAGTTCGTCGACTGGTGTCCCACGGGCTTCAAGATCGGCATCAACTACGAGCGTCCCGCCTTTGTGCCCGATGGTGATCTGGGTCCCACGTCACGTGCCTGCTGCATGTTGTCCAACACCACGGCGATCTCTGTGGCCTTCACAAATCTCTCGTACAAATTCGATCTGATGTTCCGCAAGCGCGCCTTTGTCCATTGGTATGTGGGCGAGGGCATGGAGGAGGGCGAGTTCACTGAGGCCAGAGAGAATATCGCTGTCCTTGAAAGCGATTTTAATGAGGTGGGACTGAACAACGATGAGGAAGGTGGCGAGGAATTGGATGAGTACTAA